Genomic segment of Oncorhynchus nerka isolate Pitt River linkage group LG10, Oner_Uvic_2.0, whole genome shotgun sequence:
CTTTCGCCTTGTTCCAGACATATTTGTGATCTCAAACCATTTTATTTGCAGCACTATTGGATTTGAGTGTTAGTCACTTTTTCTTTTTACCCATTTTGTCTTATTAATCTATTTTTATACATTTCAGAAGCTAGTATTTATAAATAAGGAACTATCCCGGGCCCGCTTCCCAAAAGAATCCCAAAGCTGAAAGCATCGTTAGAATCATAGGAACCAGTGGTTCTAATGCCGTAAGATTATTTTGGGTGACCAGGACTGGCTGAGCAAgtgatttttaaaaaaatgttccAGTCATCAGCTGTAACAAAATGACTTCTGCGTTGGAAATGTCCAAACGAATGCGTTATGAAATCATATTCGAAAGGAGGCTTGTGTCAACAGTGTTATCAGACTAGCAGAGTACACGATTTATCAGTAGGTGCACACTAAAATCCCGTATGTCTGTTTTTCAATATGAAGATTACTCATGAACACGGAGGTGTCAGACTCGTCTTTTCATACTAAACAAATACGCGTCCTGATCCAGGAAGTAACATCTGAATGATTGACGTTGTTTTTTAACCAACCGAAGAGCAATCTAAACATGTTAATTCCGCCTCTATTAGAAAATAACCAATAGTGATCCAGGAAGAACTTCCGCTGCAGGAACAAGGCATGTTCATTGTACAAGGCTCTTCTGAAAGAATACCGCGACTATTATTAAGGTGAAGTCTGAAATATGTGATTACTTCAAAGTTGTTTAATCAGTTAAAAACGACTTTTGTGTTCCGATTTAGTTTGATATGTGTTAACCGGTTGGAGCCGCATGTACGAATGACCGAAAAGTAAAGGTTGCACGTTGTACAAAATCGACATCACCGTTTTTGTCGGCTCAGGAATTTGTTCGCTAGCACAGCTAGCTTTGATAGCAAGCCACCTTGTGGTCCTGTCTTGGCATTATAGCCTGTATTGTGGTATGGATTATTTTAATCTTAATCTATATACAGTTTCTAGTTTGATCAGGAATCTCGTTTAAAGTGTCATTTTAAAtgtttttccccattttgttTAATTTGAGAAAAACAGCTTTCTAGTTCACGCTTGTCTGTATTTTTAAAAGGGAGGGGGGCATTTTGGGAGGAGAAAATAACGTTCTCAGTGGGTTttttacaacaaaaaaacatccccaaacccaACAATCATGAACGGGTTCAGCACTGAAGAAGACAGCCACGACGGCCCCCCAGCGCCGCCGTTTTACGGTCAGACTTGTTGTTTGATTGAGGACGGTGAGCGCTGCGGACGATCAGCTGGAAACGCCTCCTTCAGCAAACGGATCCAAAAAAGCATATCGCAGAAAAAACTAAAACTGGACATCGACAAAAGCGTAAGTGTTTTATTGCTGACTAACGTTAGTTGTCTCAACCATTTGAGACTATGTAGTTCGTCCCCATAGACATCCCCTTCTACCAACTGGCTAAGCAAACCAAGCACTTGCTAATCGAGCAAGCTTGTCAAATTCAACCGCACTCTTTTATTATAAGGTTTGTTCTGCGCCATAATTATGTATCACGGAAAATGGTGGACTTCTCTCTGACTGCTTATGGTTTCATTTGGAGTAGCAGCCAGTGGGACAGCAAACAAGAAAGGGTTTCTCCCCCCACCTCCAATCCGAGCCTTGGCTGGCAGTTTCACCCTGCGTAGACAGTCTTTTCCACGCCTCCACTCCCTAAAATGGCTGTTACTAAGGAAGCTATAGGTTGTCCTGGGGGGGACACAAAAGTTACGAGGCAGTTCTATTTGGCTACAAGCAAGTTTGATGAAGAAGGAGAAGAAAATAAACTCCCAGGTGTATAGTTAGTTGTCTGTAAAATCCAGCTGTGAAATGTATACAATGTATCCGCCACAGGCAGCTCGAACTCTTGTCTTCCAGCACTCAATGCTATAAGGCGTTTCGCAACCACCGCCCCAATTGAACGTGAAATGTAAAATTGCGGCTTTGCTATCTGGAAAACTACACAGTTGCTGTGTTCTGGTCGGGGGTGTGGATTCTTGCTCCCTAACAACTAATATAAGATGAAAGGTACCCaagtggggcggcagcgtagcctagtggttagagcgttggactagtaaccggaaggttgcaagttcaaacccccgagctgacaaggtacaaatctgtcgttctgcccctgaacaggcagttaacccactgttcccaggccgtcattgaaaataagaatgtgttcttaactgaccaaacgaatggttaaataaaggtaaaattaaagtggtgatccaTGGCCATTTCTCTTAGTTGATTTTATGCAGTATAGGAAAACCTGctcctttattttttatttaactaggcaagtcagttaagaacaatttgttatttacaatgacggccttgttcaggggcagaacaatagatgtttaccttgtcagcttggggatttgatctagcaacctttctgttactggcctaactcaggtagcctagtggttagagtgtaggggcggcaggtagcctagtggttagagtgtagattgatggcaggtagcctagtggttagagtgtagggatggcaggtagcctagtggttagagtgtaggggcggcaggttgcctagtggttagagtgtagggatggcaggtagcctagtggttagagtgtagggatggcaggtagcctagtggttagagtgtagggatggcaggtagcctagtcgttagagtgtagaggcggcaggttgcctagtggttagagtgtagggatggcaggtagtctagtggttagaactTTTGGCTAGAACAGATCCCTGAAGCTGAATCTGTCGTtcagcccctgaacaaagcagttaacccactgttccccggtaggccgtcattgtaaataagaatgtgttcttaactgcctacaacagcctagttaaataaagattaaataaatacattgaaaTAGTGTCACATCTGTCACACCCAAAAGGAGAATTATCTGGTGAAATTTTGATTGCTTTTCCACTTGTGCATCATCATAattatacaataccagtcaaagatTGGACACATGCATGTACTCATCCAAAGGTTTTaatttctttttactattttctacatcaaaactgtgaaataacacatatggaatcatgtagtaaccaaaaaagtgttaaacaaaaaatatatatatatttgagattcttcaaagtagccaccctttgccttgatgacagctttgcattctctcaaccagcttcatgaggtagtcacttggaatgcttttcctacagtcttgaaggagttcccacatatgctgagcacttgttggatgctttttcttcactctgctgtccaactcatcccaaaccatctcaattgggttgaggtcgggtgattgtggaggccaggtcatctgatgcagcactccatctctctccttcttggtcaaatagcccttgagtcagtgtcctgttgaaaaacaaatgacagtcttTCTAAGCgtaaactagatgggatggcgtatcgctgcagaatgctgtggtagccatgctggttaagtgtggacggtcgtttctctttgattaattgagctgttcttgcattaatatggacttggtcttttaccaaatagggctatcttctgtataccacccctatgtcaaaacacatctgattggctcaaacgcattaagaaggaaagaaattccacaaattaactttttacaaggcacacctgttaattgaagctggctgagagaatgccaagagtgtgcaaagctgtcatcaaggcaaagggtggctactttgaagaatctcaaatataaagtatattttgattagtttaatacattttttggttactacatgattccatatgtgatatttcatagttgtgatgtcttcactattattctacaatgtggatatatatttatatatatatataaagaaataCCCTGGAatgtctccaaacttttgactggtactgtatatctgtttTATTTTAGGTTCGACATCTCTACATATGCGACTTCCACAAAAACTTTATCCAGAGTGTTCGTaacaagaggaagaggaagacgaGCGACGACGGAGGGGAGTCTCCGGACCATGACGTGGAAGTTCCAGAGGTAACAGACCCCTTGTCTTCCCTTTAACCGTCTTACTCTAAAACACAACATTGCTTCTCAATAGGAAACATCCTTGTTGAAGAAAAATACCAGCAAGTTGAATAGATATGAAAGACAACATAAGATGGCTATTGATGAAAATTCCTAACTGCGTTGAAATCTCTTTAagcgtttttttttttgtgtgaaatgTAATTGATAGAGAACAGTAAAAGGTGCTTAAAGATATGAAATCCTTTATGAATAACACACCGGTCTTTCCTCACGGTCTGTTTCTGTGATGCTAGGTGGACATGTTCCAGCTTCAGGTGAACACGCTGAGACGCTACAAGAGACACTACAAGCTGCAGACCAGACCTGGCTTAAACAAGGCCCAACTGGCTGAGGTAGGCCTACATTTAAAATGGAGTTAAGTTCACTCTCTGATTCAGAAAGACTTAGTCAGTGCATTCAAGTAAGGTAGGTAGCTAAAGACAACCACGTGTCGCAGTCAAATAAAAGTTTTCTCAAAATAAACGACTGTTAGTGAAATTAGTGCTTAGTAAGAAATACAAGTGCCTGTGTTACATCAAGGTCAACTAGTAAGCCTACAGCAGTCCTGTGTATGTAAGATGTTATCGACGGGTAACGGTGTACCCAACAGTGGGGTATCTAACAACATTTTCCAGCTAAAGACAAGCATCAGGCACTTttttcttatttattttttaaaactttgatGAATGTATTCATGTATTGTCCTATATGGTGTATTGATATTTTGCAATCTAGATGTACTTTGTAATACTGGACTACTACCTACCAAGTCTCCCAGCAGGCTAAAACAAACTGCAACTTGCCAAACCAGTTCAGTTTAACAGCTGCTCCGTGCTGGCCAAAGAGTTGCTGGCTGGTAGAATGGAACACCTAATTGGATAAGCGTCAGTTAAACCCACGGGTGTTGAAACTACTCGTGTCACTCCCATTCCATGTCCAAATAAGCTTATTCCAACCTAATTTGGGCTTGGACTGCTTGGTGTTAATATATCCATAGGACATTACAGTGCAATGTTTATTGCCACATTGACAGTAGATGGACTTTAAAAATGTTACGTCACAGATTTCAACATCTTGCGTTCGTTTTTTTGCGTACAACAATGTAgcactgtaatatatatatatatagctagtGTCCCATCCAAAGAACTCGGTAAGCTGTCTCAGCCCTAACAGAGTTAAGTCCTTCTAACTTCTGTCTTGGGGTTTCGCTAGGATAATTATTCTTAGTGATTTTCCTGTAAAGGGGTACCCTCACCCTCAGTAGGTGTGCCCAGCCCATCCAATGGAACCGTGGCCCATAATATAAATATCATTATTATTTACCATGATGTATGTGGTGTGGGAGACCAATTACAAACTAATTGGACATAGATGGATTGTTAGGAGAATTTGTGAAATCGACATGTAATCTTGCAGCTGGCTCGACTCCTGTCCTTACAAATACTCCTCTATGATGTTTCCAGCCCGACCCGGTgatgcaggggggggggggtcgttgCGGGAGCTGGCTGAAATAAATGAAACTGCCCTGTAAGTTGAATGTTTCCCCAGGCTGTAGAGAGGCCCAGACCTCCATTAATGAGCCTGTCACATCATTAATAAAATGCACGCCAACAGGTCCAACCAATTACAGCTCTCCATGTGCCGCCCACATTGAGTGGAACTGTCAGCCTGAATGGAGCtgggtgaaactacacagaggaTGTTTATTTCCCCTCGCACTTGTTATTTTAAATTCAAAATGATCTCTTGTGTTTTGGGTTTAGAAGGGGATTGAATGTCTCCTAGAAACACATCTCTTTATACATGGGGTTCTAATCCTTGACAGTATGGGGGGGACTCAATGTTTTTGTCACTTTGTGGTTAACCAGACTGGTGATCTCACTTGGTCTTTGTTGGTCTTGCCTCCTGCTTTTAAATATAATATTCTATATTCAATACCACTAATCTTTGccagattttttaaattttatttttattaaagtGGGCAGAAATAAACTGGATGCTCAATCAATAGAGGGATTAcagtgacctctgacctctttctctctgatgtTCTCTCTGAAATATAGAACCTTTTTCTCCTCTGTGATAAATTAATGATTTAAATCTAGAACGTTGTTCTCTTCTATGATAACTTTAGTGATTTTTAAATCTAGAACGTTGTTCTCCTCTATGATAACTTTAGTGATTTTTAAATCTAGAACGTTGTTCTCCTCTATGATAACTTTAGTGATTTTTAAATCTAGAACGTTGTTCTCCTCTATGATAACTTTAGTGATTTTTAAATCTAGAACGTTGTTCTCCTCTATGATAACTTTAGTGATTTTTAAATCTAGAACGTTGTTCTCCTCTATGATAACTTTAGTGATTTTTAAATCTAGAACGTTGTTCTCCTCTATGATAACTTAGTGATTTTTAAATCTAGAACGTTGTTCTCCTCTATGATAACTTTAGTGATTTTTAAATCTAGAACGTTGTTCTCCTCTATGATAACTTAGTGATTTTTAAATCTAGAACGTTGTTCTCCTCTGATAACTTAGTGATTTTTAAATCTAGAACGTTGTTCTCCTCTATGATAACTTTAGTGATTTTTAAATCTAGAACGTTGTTCTCCTCTGATAACATAGTGATTTTTAAATCTAGAACGTTGTTCTCCTCTATGATAACTTTAGTGATTTTTAAATCTAGAACGTTGTTCTCCTCTATGATAACATAGTGATTTTTAAATCTAGAACGTTGTTCTCCTCTATGATAACATAGTGATTTTTAAATCTAGAACGTTGTTCTCCTCTATGATAACTTTAGTGATTTTTAAATCTAGAACGTTGTTCTCCTCTATGATAACTTTAGTGATTTTTAAATCTAGAACGTTGTTCTCCTCTATGATAACTTTAGTGATTTTTAAATCTAGAACGTTGTTCTCCTCTATGATAACATAGTGATTTTTAAATCTAGAACGTTGTTCTCCTCTATGATAACTTTAGTGATTTTTAAATCTAAAACGTTGTTCTCCTCTATGATAACTTTAGTGATTTTTAAATCTAGAACGTTGTTCTCCTCTATGATAACTTTAGTGATTTTTAAATCTAGAACGTTGT
This window contains:
- the sap30l gene encoding histone deacetylase complex subunit SAP30L — its product is MNGFSTEEDSHDGPPAPPFYGQTCCLIEDGERCGRSAGNASFSKRIQKSISQKKLKLDIDKSVRHLYICDFHKNFIQSVRNKRKRKTSDDGGESPDHDVEVPEVDMFQLQVNTLRRYKRHYKLQTRPGLNKAQLAETVSRHFRNIPVNEKETLTYFIYMVKSTKSRLDQKSDGSKQLE